One genomic segment of Nitrososphaera sp. includes these proteins:
- the trxB gene encoding thioredoxin-disulfide reductase, which translates to MPEDGQDRAKDSKHFDVLIIGSGPAGYTAGVYTSRAKLSTLIISGTLPGGQLMTTSEVENYPGFPSGIFGPELMMNMRQQAERFGTTIVDDEVIQVDFKKRPFTITTHSETYSSEAVIICTGASPRKLGIAAEQQFGGRGVSYCATCDGPFFKGEDIVVVGGGDTAMEEATFLTKFGKSVKVVHRRDTLKASKILQEKALENPKIEFIWNNAITDIKGSSKVSSVLIKDIKTGKERTVNAGGIFVAIGHEPNTSIFKGQIELDDKGYIVLKNNTRTNVEGVFAAGDVHDHRYRQAITAAGFGCMSAIDAERWLSERQLRH; encoded by the coding sequence TTGCCTGAAGACGGTCAAGATCGCGCCAAAGACAGCAAGCATTTTGACGTGCTAATCATCGGTTCCGGGCCGGCAGGGTACACTGCAGGCGTTTACACTTCACGCGCAAAGCTCTCGACGCTAATCATATCCGGGACGCTGCCTGGCGGACAATTGATGACTACTAGTGAAGTGGAAAACTATCCAGGCTTTCCAAGCGGCATTTTTGGGCCTGAACTTATGATGAATATGCGGCAGCAGGCCGAGCGGTTTGGGACGACAATCGTTGACGACGAGGTCATTCAGGTCGATTTCAAAAAGCGGCCCTTTACAATCACCACTCACTCTGAAACCTACAGTTCCGAAGCTGTCATTATTTGTACGGGCGCTTCGCCAAGAAAGCTGGGCATCGCTGCAGAGCAGCAGTTTGGGGGGCGCGGCGTATCATACTGCGCCACCTGCGACGGCCCTTTTTTCAAAGGTGAGGACATTGTCGTGGTCGGGGGCGGAGATACTGCCATGGAAGAGGCGACATTTCTTACAAAGTTCGGCAAGTCTGTCAAGGTAGTGCACCGCCGAGACACGCTCAAGGCCAGCAAGATTCTTCAGGAAAAGGCCCTCGAGAACCCCAAGATTGAATTTATCTGGAATAACGCGATCACCGACATCAAAGGCAGCTCGAAGGTTTCAAGCGTGCTAATAAAGGACATCAAGACAGGCAAAGAAAGAACTGTGAACGCCGGCGGAATCTTTGTTGCCATAGGTCACGAGCCAAACACCTCGATTTTCAAGGGCCAGATAGAACTAGACGACAAGGGCTACATCGTGCTCAAGAACAATACAAGGACAAACGTGGAAGGAGTTTTTGCTGCGGGCGACGTGCACGATCACAGGTACAGGCAGGCCATAACAGCCGCGGGATTTGGGTGCATGTCTGCCATCGATGCAGAAAGATGGCTCTCGGAAAGACAGCTCAGGCACTAG
- a CDS encoding archease, with protein MDHMTDAVIEAYGPTLNEAFENAALALNDTMVDVTTVKPIATLELSVQAESLTELLFEWLDKVMLVLLVDRFVMCLFKVEIVEKDGKYSLHGKVSGEPLDLARHPYKVEIKAVTYHEMSIDRKKGETTVRFLLDL; from the coding sequence TTGGACCATATGACAGATGCCGTCATTGAGGCCTATGGGCCAACCCTTAACGAGGCGTTTGAAAACGCAGCGCTTGCACTAAACGACACAATGGTTGACGTAACGACGGTGAAGCCCATAGCTACCTTGGAACTGTCGGTGCAGGCAGAAAGCCTTACTGAGCTTTTATTCGAGTGGCTCGACAAGGTCATGCTTGTTCTTCTCGTCGACAGATTCGTGATGTGTTTGTTCAAAGTCGAAATCGTGGAAAAGGACGGAAAGTACTCGCTCCACGGAAAGGTTTCAGGAGAGCCGCTTGACCTAGCCAGGCATCCTTACAAGGTCGAGATCAAGGCAGTGACCTACCACGAAATGTCTATTGACAGGAAAAAGGGCGAGACTACAGTTCGCTTTCTGCTAGATCTCTAG
- the fen gene encoding flap endonuclease-1, whose product MGLDLKPLLGDSVRPIKLADLTNKVVAIDAFNTIYQFLSIIRGPTGELLTNSKGDVTSHLSGLFYRNINLLVEGIRPLYVFDGQAHELKTHEIQRRSKMKQEAAEKYRLAVEEGREEDAVKYGKRTAILTARMVEESKRLCELLGIPVVQAPADGEAAAAQLTRNGAAYCAASQDYDSILFGAKKLVRNLAISGRRKVPNKSSYVEVEPELIEHDDVLNEVGLSHEQLVDVGILIGTDFNPGGFQGIGPKTALKLVKQYGRLEAIEKIKDELEKVPYQEIRDIFLKSEQPRDAISIAFGQANREKLIDFLCVEMGFSADRVTGTLDKLHKAVESKSQSLEQWF is encoded by the coding sequence ATGGGCCTTGACCTAAAACCGCTGCTAGGAGACTCTGTTAGACCGATAAAGCTAGCTGATCTGACAAACAAGGTAGTTGCCATAGACGCGTTTAACACGATTTACCAGTTTCTGTCCATTATTCGCGGGCCGACGGGAGAACTCTTGACGAACAGCAAAGGTGACGTTACAAGCCACCTTAGCGGCCTTTTTTACAGGAACATTAACCTGCTTGTCGAGGGCATCAGGCCCCTGTACGTTTTCGACGGCCAAGCACACGAGCTTAAAACGCATGAGATCCAGAGGCGAAGCAAGATGAAGCAGGAGGCGGCAGAAAAATACAGGCTTGCGGTAGAAGAAGGCAGAGAGGAAGACGCAGTAAAGTATGGAAAGCGAACTGCAATCCTGACAGCGCGAATGGTTGAGGAATCGAAACGGCTCTGCGAACTCCTCGGGATTCCGGTGGTTCAGGCACCGGCGGATGGCGAGGCAGCCGCTGCGCAACTGACGAGAAACGGGGCTGCCTACTGCGCAGCCAGCCAGGACTACGACTCTATCCTTTTTGGAGCCAAAAAGCTCGTAAGGAATTTGGCAATCAGCGGCAGGCGCAAGGTGCCCAACAAGAGCTCATACGTAGAGGTCGAGCCTGAACTGATAGAGCACGACGACGTTCTAAATGAAGTCGGCCTGTCGCACGAGCAGCTGGTTGACGTGGGTATTCTGATAGGCACCGACTTTAACCCTGGAGGATTTCAGGGCATAGGCCCCAAGACCGCGCTCAAACTTGTCAAGCAATACGGTCGCCTTGAGGCGATTGAAAAGATTAAGGATGAACTGGAAAAGGTGCCGTATCAGGAAATCCGCGATATATTTCTAAAAAGCGAGCAGCCACGAGATGCAATATCGATTGCGTTCGGCCAGGCAAACCGCGAAAAACTGATTGATTTTTTGTGTGTCGAGATGGGCTTCTCAGCCGACAGGGTCACCGGAACTCTGGACAAACTGCACAAGGCCGTGGAAAGCAAGAGCCAGTCACTTGAACAATGGTTTTGA
- a CDS encoding DUF6775 family putative metallopeptidase has protein sequence MNFKFIHLYGAAESAGVEINQVASELERYFPYSPIDIRPAVLGSHSLSPYLQSCLDRAAVIDTKKPFESQPRERAGQHGIQMYDGWQLLRTLGSLLSDSEPSPEHLHIIISDMLVLTFDEDDYRYHARSVLCSIPSLVSIPGIIDGPARPREYYFDLLRGSSQQDAEGKIRGRFLSVGDSRLDAVAAGMALQAVFYSLLDGEPFCLNSNCRLFNAHWQEELIHAQLISKSLCTYHSGVLATYNAIAALFEKQ, from the coding sequence TTGAATTTCAAATTCATCCACCTCTACGGGGCAGCAGAGAGTGCGGGTGTCGAAATCAATCAGGTAGCTTCCGAACTTGAACGGTATTTTCCATACTCACCAATAGACATTCGGCCGGCGGTATTGGGCTCGCACAGTCTGAGTCCGTACTTGCAGTCTTGTCTGGACCGCGCTGCAGTAATCGATACGAAAAAACCCTTCGAGAGCCAACCCCGAGAAAGAGCAGGGCAGCATGGCATCCAGATGTACGATGGATGGCAACTGCTCAGGACGCTGGGCAGCCTCCTCTCGGATTCCGAACCCTCGCCCGAACACCTGCACATAATTATTTCAGACATGCTCGTCCTCACATTCGATGAAGACGACTATAGGTACCACGCTCGAAGCGTTCTCTGCTCTATCCCGTCGCTTGTCTCCATTCCGGGCATCATTGATGGACCCGCCAGGCCAAGGGAATATTATTTTGACCTGCTGCGAGGCTCCTCGCAGCAGGACGCGGAAGGAAAAATCCGAGGCAGGTTTCTGTCTGTTGGTGACTCGAGGCTTGACGCAGTGGCTGCAGGCATGGCTCTTCAGGCCGTCTTTTACAGCCTATTGGATGGCGAGCCTTTCTGTTTAAATTCAAACTGCAGGCTGTTCAATGCTCACTGGCAGGAGGAGCTGATTCACGCTCAACTTATATCCAAATCCCTCTGCACGTATCACTCCGGCGTGCTCGCGACATACAATGCCATTGCGGCTTTGTTTGAAAAACAGTAA
- a CDS encoding Rieske 2Fe-2S domain-containing protein → MICQSEELADGKMKKFQIGQVEVLAGRIHGRLFACNNTCPHRGASLALGHIEGDNVVCYMHGYEYNVFNGRLVKMKSWKKEETWMEQSPAWRQSGDLESYDIIEQDGAVYIRLDNQGAQLNK, encoded by the coding sequence ATGATTTGCCAAAGTGAAGAACTTGCAGACGGTAAAATGAAAAAGTTTCAGATAGGCCAAGTTGAAGTTCTTGCCGGCAGGATTCACGGGAGGCTTTTTGCCTGCAACAATACATGTCCTCACAGGGGAGCGTCCCTGGCGCTTGGGCATATCGAAGGTGATAACGTTGTATGCTACATGCATGGATACGAGTATAACGTCTTTAACGGGCGTCTCGTCAAAATGAAGTCCTGGAAAAAGGAAGAGACGTGGATGGAGCAGAGCCCCGCTTGGCGACAGTCGGGCGACCTAGAGTCGTACGACATTATCGAGCAGGACGGCGCAGTGTACATCAGGCTTGACAATCAAGGCGCTCAGTTGAACAAATAA
- a CDS encoding succinate dehydrogenase/fumarate reductase flavoprotein subunit, with product MADAISHDIVIVGSGLAGLRAAIAAASVDSKLSIAVISKVQVMRSHSVSAEGGTAAVIYEDEGDNRESHIYDTIKGSDFLADQDVAERLVNNMPREIFQLDHWGMPWSRRKDGGIAQRKFGGYSFPRATFAQDKVGFYEMQTLYDTCQKYDNIQFYNEWFCTSILKDGNRFQGLTAIEMKSGAFTVISAPAGIICTGGAGRIFSFSTYAYSSTPDGLDMAFRAGLALKDMEFVQFHPTGILPSGILITEGARGEGGYLVNNKGERFMQKYAPGKLELAPRDVVSRSMIKEIQEGRGFKHETGAECLKLDLTHLGADRIKEVLSGIREIGIKFSGIDIIDEPIEVRPVCHYMMGGIHANVDGATELEGLWTAGEAACNSTHGANRLGANSTSECIVWGKITGELAANYALAGKKGSVPEQQVIEEEKRIYDGVFRGSGGVNPYEVRKQLTDTMDDKAYVFRNEQGLAEALKKVRALKASAWKHVDDKAKEYNTNFVNVMEIDSMLRTAEVVLIGALNRKESRGAHSRTDYPYRDDANFLRHTLAYYAGNEDGPKMAWHPVTFTRYAPVERKY from the coding sequence TTGGCGGATGCCATTTCTCATGATATTGTAATTGTAGGCTCAGGTCTTGCAGGCCTGCGAGCGGCAATTGCAGCGGCGTCTGTCGACAGCAAGCTTAGCATCGCTGTTATCTCAAAAGTGCAGGTAATGCGCTCGCACTCAGTTTCGGCTGAGGGCGGCACGGCTGCAGTCATTTATGAAGACGAAGGGGACAACAGGGAATCTCATATCTACGACACGATAAAGGGGAGCGACTTTTTGGCCGATCAGGACGTGGCCGAACGCCTAGTAAACAACATGCCGCGCGAAATATTTCAGTTGGACCACTGGGGCATGCCGTGGTCCAGACGCAAGGATGGCGGAATCGCGCAGCGCAAGTTCGGAGGATATTCCTTTCCCAGGGCAACTTTTGCGCAGGACAAGGTCGGATTTTACGAGATGCAGACGCTCTACGACACCTGCCAGAAATACGATAATATTCAATTCTACAACGAATGGTTCTGTACCTCAATTCTCAAGGACGGCAACAGGTTTCAGGGCCTCACTGCAATAGAAATGAAGTCGGGAGCATTTACCGTCATAAGTGCTCCGGCGGGCATCATCTGCACAGGCGGCGCTGGCAGGATTTTCAGCTTCTCAACTTATGCATATTCCTCGACCCCGGATGGTCTGGATATGGCCTTTCGCGCTGGGCTTGCTCTGAAGGATATGGAGTTTGTCCAGTTTCATCCCACCGGAATCCTGCCTTCCGGCATACTAATCACGGAAGGAGCTAGGGGAGAAGGTGGGTACCTTGTGAACAACAAGGGTGAGCGTTTCATGCAAAAATATGCGCCAGGCAAGCTCGAGCTTGCTCCGAGAGACGTAGTGTCAAGGTCAATGATTAAGGAAATCCAGGAAGGGAGGGGATTCAAACACGAAACCGGGGCAGAATGCCTCAAGCTTGACCTCACCCACCTTGGCGCTGATCGAATCAAAGAGGTACTGTCAGGAATTCGGGAAATCGGAATAAAGTTTTCTGGCATTGACATTATCGACGAGCCAATCGAGGTTCGTCCGGTCTGTCATTACATGATGGGCGGAATCCACGCGAACGTCGATGGCGCGACTGAACTTGAAGGACTGTGGACTGCTGGCGAGGCGGCTTGCAACAGCACCCACGGGGCGAATAGGCTTGGAGCCAACTCGACATCAGAGTGCATCGTATGGGGAAAGATTACGGGAGAACTTGCGGCGAATTACGCTCTGGCTGGCAAAAAGGGCTCGGTTCCTGAGCAGCAGGTGATAGAAGAAGAGAAGCGAATCTACGATGGCGTTTTTAGGGGGTCAGGCGGTGTAAACCCGTACGAGGTGCGCAAGCAGCTGACCGACACCATGGACGACAAGGCATATGTTTTCAGAAATGAGCAGGGTCTAGCCGAGGCCCTGAAGAAAGTGAGGGCACTAAAGGCATCCGCATGGAAACATGTAGACGACAAGGCAAAAGAATACAACACGAACTTTGTCAACGTTATGGAGATAGATTCAATGCTCAGAACAGCCGAAGTTGTGCTGATAGGCGCGCTTAACCGCAAAGAGTCTCGCGGAGCACATTCGAGGACCGACTATCCTTATCGTGACGATGCGAACTTTCTGCGCCACACGCTTGCATATTATGCAGGCAATGAAGACGGGCCCAAGATGGCATGGCACCCGGTGACCTTTACGCGGTACGCCCCAGTTGAGAGGAAATATTGA
- the dps gene encoding DNA protection during starvation protein has product MSSSHEPIKVVAIEALEKRGVDVQKLIKLLTAGVGAEFTTYYYYTILRMHCTGLDGEGIKEIVEDARIEDRNHFEAMVPRLYELGGSLPRDIRKFADQAGCPDAYLPDNWQDLTSIMKVLLEAEQCAIRSWSEVCDLTASGKDPRTYDIAQRIMQEEVEHEAWFIELLSKRPSGHFRRKFAGQSPHTGAQGNLIHL; this is encoded by the coding sequence ATGAGTTCATCTCACGAGCCAATCAAGGTAGTAGCTATAGAAGCTTTGGAGAAGAGAGGAGTCGATGTCCAGAAACTAATCAAACTGCTCACAGCAGGGGTGGGCGCCGAATTCACCACGTACTACTACTATACCATTCTGAGGATGCATTGCACCGGCCTTGACGGCGAGGGCATAAAGGAAATCGTAGAAGACGCAAGAATAGAAGACAGAAACCACTTTGAGGCGATGGTTCCTCGCCTTTATGAGCTTGGCGGAAGCCTCCCGCGCGACATTCGCAAGTTTGCAGACCAGGCCGGGTGCCCGGACGCCTATTTGCCTGACAACTGGCAGGACCTGACTTCCATAATGAAGGTTCTGCTTGAAGCAGAGCAGTGCGCTATTCGCTCCTGGTCTGAGGTTTGTGATCTGACCGCAAGCGGCAAGGATCCGCGCACCTATGACATTGCCCAGAGGATCATGCAAGAGGAGGTAGAACACGAGGCTTGGTTTATTGAGCTGCTGTCAAAGAGACCTTCAGGCCACTTTAGACGCAAGTTCGCTGGCCAGTCTCCACACACAGGCGCTCAGGGCAACCTGATACACCTGTAG
- a CDS encoding carboxymuconolactone decarboxylase family protein, producing MNYQETINEIQTTFGSVPGFFDGVPQDVLVQMWPIMKTYMMGQSKISPKNRELISLAVAATLKCPYCETFHRGAAQMHGATNEELAELGAIVGQVTFWSSVLHTMNYDMATFMKEFQAIGEHFAKKQAAMPRTT from the coding sequence ATGAATTATCAGGAAACAATAAATGAGATACAAACCACGTTTGGCAGCGTACCCGGATTCTTTGACGGCGTGCCGCAAGACGTTCTAGTGCAAATGTGGCCTATCATGAAAACGTACATGATGGGACAGTCGAAAATTTCGCCAAAGAACAGAGAGCTAATCAGCTTGGCGGTGGCGGCAACTTTGAAGTGCCCATACTGTGAGACGTTCCATCGAGGAGCCGCTCAAATGCATGGTGCAACAAACGAGGAGCTGGCAGAGCTGGGTGCGATAGTAGGCCAAGTCACATTCTGGAGCTCTGTTCTGCATACCATGAACTACGACATGGCTACGTTCATGAAAGAGTTCCAGGCAATAGGCGAGCATTTCGCAAAAAAGCAGGCTGCAATGCCTAGGACAACATAA
- the hisS gene encoding histidine--tRNA ligase produces the protein MVKLDLPRGMRDLEPGDFASINYVKEKFLQTAEAFNFQIMEPTPVELLATMEAKSGAAISNETYSFMDKGDRKVALRFDLTIGLTRYVASRRDLKFPLKLASFAGVWRYDEPQAGRYRYFHQWDIEVYGPFSVESDAEVIAFVARFFQTLGLKVKIHVNDRRLLEEFIRTNLSASDEREIGEMFRAVDKLPKKGREAIIKEYEGKVQPDKLLDLLDICSHKGSAQDLLAGQPNISSLASWPFLTDLMASLNSRGVENVVIDLGVVRGLDYYSGTVFEVFDLADPGAGALVGGGRYDSLTSAFGRSEIGATGAAGGIERIVLSLQSKSLLPSQKKKLVYVASAAESARHTALEVASKLRGQNIATDYDMMKKNLRKQLEDASAKDADAVIILAESELQSGKFTLRNMKTGNESQHKLNDIVEAVRQSLNP, from the coding sequence GTGGTAAAGCTTGACCTTCCAAGAGGCATGCGCGACCTCGAGCCGGGAGATTTTGCATCTATAAATTACGTAAAGGAAAAGTTTCTCCAAACCGCTGAGGCGTTTAACTTTCAGATCATGGAACCAACACCGGTTGAGCTGCTGGCAACTATGGAAGCCAAAAGTGGCGCCGCTATTTCAAACGAAACGTATTCTTTCATGGACAAGGGCGATCGCAAGGTCGCTCTTCGCTTTGACCTGACAATTGGGCTTACCCGTTACGTTGCAAGCAGGAGGGACCTGAAGTTCCCCCTAAAGCTCGCATCATTTGCAGGTGTTTGGCGCTACGACGAGCCCCAGGCAGGCAGGTACAGGTACTTTCACCAGTGGGACATTGAAGTGTACGGCCCTTTTAGCGTCGAGTCTGATGCAGAGGTGATCGCGTTTGTTGCGCGATTTTTCCAGACGCTTGGCCTGAAGGTAAAAATTCATGTTAATGACCGCCGACTTCTGGAGGAGTTTATCCGCACAAATTTGAGTGCTAGCGACGAACGGGAGATTGGCGAAATGTTCAGGGCAGTGGACAAACTGCCAAAAAAAGGCAGAGAAGCGATCATCAAGGAGTATGAAGGCAAAGTGCAACCAGATAAGCTCCTGGACCTACTGGATATCTGCTCTCATAAGGGCAGCGCCCAGGACCTGCTCGCGGGACAGCCGAACATTTCTAGTCTCGCAAGCTGGCCGTTTCTGACAGATCTCATGGCATCCCTGAATTCCAGAGGCGTCGAAAACGTAGTCATTGACCTTGGAGTAGTTAGGGGCTTGGACTATTACTCGGGTACAGTGTTTGAGGTCTTTGACCTGGCGGACCCCGGCGCGGGTGCACTTGTCGGCGGCGGAAGGTATGACTCTCTCACTTCCGCGTTTGGAAGAAGCGAAATTGGAGCCACTGGCGCTGCGGGTGGGATTGAGCGAATTGTGTTATCGCTTCAAAGCAAAAGCTTGTTGCCTTCTCAAAAGAAAAAGCTCGTATACGTTGCATCAGCGGCCGAATCGGCGCGGCACACTGCGTTGGAAGTTGCTTCAAAGTTACGCGGGCAGAATATAGCAACCGACTATGACATGATGAAGAAAAACCTCAGAAAGCAGCTTGAGGATGCGTCAGCTAAGGACGCGGACGCCGTCATAATCCTGGCGGAAAGCGAATTGCAGAGTGGGAAGTTTACCCTCCGCAACATGAAGACAGGTAACGAAAGTCAGCACAAGCTCAATGACATAGTGGAAGCAGTAAGGCAATCGCTCAATCCTTAG
- a CDS encoding PqqD family protein: protein MFLAKDSPKIILRRGSVGNDSDGTPLLINHRGEAYRVNDTAVSLWNMCNGITFDDLFHEVLRISSGDQEDVRKSLGKMIQQLRKIAVVELKELK, encoded by the coding sequence ATGTTTCTGGCTAAAGACAGTCCAAAAATTATTCTCCGAAGGGGCAGCGTCGGGAACGACTCAGACGGAACGCCGTTGCTTATTAACCACCGTGGCGAGGCCTACCGGGTAAACGATACGGCGGTTTCATTGTGGAATATGTGTAACGGCATAACTTTTGATGATTTGTTTCATGAGGTTCTTAGAATTTCAAGCGGCGATCAGGAAGATGTTAGAAAGTCCCTCGGCAAGATGATTCAACAGCTCCGCAAGATCGCAGTAGTCGAGCTCAAGGAATTAAAATAA
- a CDS encoding Mov34/MPN/PAD-1 family protein, whose protein sequence is MILSRTAADGIITISKTKHPNEAVLILQGKVEGKKNRILVTGLVIPPFAISGPYYSGFPVYQLPSDGSYIGMAHSHPGPSNKPSPEDLNHFFGYVSVIICFPYEDKDIAAYDRNGGALDVKISAEQS, encoded by the coding sequence GTGATTTTAAGTAGGACTGCCGCGGACGGCATTATTACAATTTCAAAGACAAAGCATCCAAACGAAGCGGTGCTAATACTACAGGGCAAGGTTGAAGGGAAAAAAAATCGCATACTTGTAACTGGCCTTGTAATACCGCCGTTCGCTATAAGCGGTCCATACTACTCGGGCTTTCCAGTCTACCAGCTGCCCTCAGACGGTTCTTACATAGGAATGGCTCATTCTCATCCGGGACCATCCAACAAGCCGTCCCCTGAAGACCTGAATCACTTTTTTGGATATGTATCTGTCATCATCTGCTTCCCCTACGAGGACAAAGACATAGCGGCGTATGACAGAAACGGCGGTGCCCTTGACGTCAAAATCTCCGCTGAGCAGTCCTAG